One genomic window of Candidatus Palauibacter scopulicola includes the following:
- a CDS encoding choice-of-anchor B family protein — translation GDVAFVGAPGGLGDLPRFGQPAPPQPGSVGIYLVTRDDGGPFLGVLTAPEPEGSDRFGTALAAVDDRLFVGAPGADGNRGAVHVYEPSDGEWRHAGSFMLEDGIPGDRLGSALAFDGTTLFAGAPGRDGAGAVAVFDPDGAPTASRTLAPPTGSDAAGFGAALTIADGTVWIGAPATALAAGAVYTFDAASFRHVQTLDESPFGPGGALGSSLGVSGDLAVVGAGQADLRLGAAAVFERASLAAPWELSGTLRDPERPNMTAVSGETVSCQDGTALDYACTDVDLVAFLPLAELGAGPTSIANDIWGWTDPETGGEYVLLGKSNGTSFVDITDPNAPVYVGELPLTEGGVENLWRDIKTYADHAFIVADNAGAHGVQIFDLTQLRDVRDPPEMFEETARYDGVFSSHNIVINEETGFAHAVGSSGGGEACGGGLHMIDIRDPRNPRFAGCFADPDIGGFLGGGYTHDAQCVVYNGPDADYVGREICFHASIDALGISDITDKENPVALASANYPGAVAAHQGWLTEDHRYFFLGDELDEEGGTVSNTRTLVWDVAELDDPVLATEYFAETRAIDHNQYVRGDFLYQSNLLGGLRILDIRDPENPVEVAFFDTVPTDDDETAFGGTWSNYPYFESGVIAVSSWNEGLFLLRKRQPVLVP, via the coding sequence GGCCGTTCCTCGGCGTTCTGACCGCCCCGGAGCCCGAAGGCTCCGACCGGTTCGGTACCGCGCTGGCCGCGGTCGACGATCGACTCTTCGTGGGTGCCCCCGGCGCGGACGGCAATCGCGGCGCCGTTCATGTCTACGAGCCCTCCGACGGCGAATGGCGGCACGCCGGATCCTTCATGCTCGAAGACGGCATTCCCGGTGATCGGCTGGGTTCGGCGCTCGCGTTCGATGGGACGACGCTGTTCGCCGGCGCGCCCGGCCGGGACGGCGCGGGCGCGGTGGCCGTGTTCGATCCGGATGGCGCCCCGACCGCCTCCCGTACCCTGGCGCCTCCGACGGGATCGGATGCCGCCGGCTTCGGAGCCGCCCTCACCATCGCGGACGGAACCGTGTGGATCGGCGCGCCCGCCACCGCCCTGGCCGCCGGCGCCGTCTACACCTTCGATGCCGCGTCTTTCCGACACGTTCAGACGCTTGACGAGTCTCCGTTCGGGCCGGGAGGGGCTCTCGGCTCGAGCCTCGGCGTGTCCGGTGATCTTGCCGTGGTCGGGGCGGGACAGGCCGACCTCCGACTGGGCGCCGCCGCCGTGTTCGAACGGGCCTCCCTCGCCGCTCCCTGGGAGCTGTCGGGCACGCTGCGCGACCCGGAGCGGCCGAACATGACCGCCGTCTCGGGTGAGACGGTGAGTTGCCAGGACGGGACCGCGCTCGACTACGCCTGCACCGATGTGGATCTCGTGGCCTTCCTCCCCCTCGCGGAACTCGGCGCCGGTCCCACGTCGATCGCGAACGACATCTGGGGCTGGACCGACCCCGAGACGGGCGGCGAATACGTCCTCCTGGGCAAGTCCAACGGCACGTCCTTCGTCGACATCACCGACCCCAACGCGCCGGTCTACGTGGGCGAACTCCCGCTCACCGAAGGGGGCGTCGAGAACCTGTGGCGCGACATCAAGACCTACGCGGATCACGCCTTCATCGTGGCGGACAACGCCGGCGCGCACGGCGTCCAGATCTTCGACCTCACCCAGTTGCGCGACGTTCGCGATCCGCCGGAGATGTTCGAGGAGACGGCCCGTTACGACGGCGTGTTCAGCTCGCACAACATCGTGATCAACGAGGAAACCGGGTTCGCGCACGCCGTCGGCAGCAGCGGCGGGGGCGAGGCGTGCGGCGGCGGCCTCCACATGATCGACATCCGCGATCCCCGGAATCCCCGCTTCGCCGGCTGCTTCGCGGACCCCGACATCGGCGGCTTCCTCGGCGGAGGCTACACGCACGACGCCCAGTGCGTCGTTTACAACGGGCCCGACGCGGACTACGTCGGACGGGAGATCTGCTTCCACGCCTCGATCGACGCGCTCGGGATCTCCGACATCACCGACAAGGAGAACCCCGTCGCGCTCGCGAGCGCCAACTACCCCGGCGCTGTCGCCGCCCACCAGGGATGGCTCACGGAGGACCACCGCTACTTCTTCCTCGGCGACGAACTCGACGAGGAAGGGGGCACCGTCTCGAACACGCGCACGCTCGTGTGGGACGTGGCGGAACTCGACGATCCGGTGCTGGCGACGGAGTACTTCGCGGAGACCCGCGCGATCGACCACAACCAGTACGTGCGCGGCGACTTCCTCTACCAGTCCAACCTGCTGGGCGGCCTCCGCATCCTCGATATCCGCGACCCGGAGAACCCGGTCGAGGTGGCCTTCTTCGACACCGTGCCGACGGACGACGACGAGACGGCGTTCGGCGGAACGTGGAGCAACTACCCGTACTTCGAGAGCGGCGTGATCGCGGTGTCGAGCTGGAACGAGGGGCTGTTCCTGCTCAGAAAGCGCCAGCCCGTCCTCGTCCCGTGA
- a CDS encoding fatty acid desaturase, whose translation MEAHSSGASIAAGRRVVEPSVANALPHFVPLLIFPLVFAAAMYGGWWLAGPFVFFMLADRFDHLFGLEERNMDPATTRESQLFLYKLSLWLWAAFWPVTFVFALWQILFVGQLALWEIGVTAAILTLVAQTVFIVGHELVHRRALWERRLGEFLLASVSYPHYATEHVYIHHPRVCTPLDPGSAPKGLSFWEYLPTEVASNLVGSWRFERRRLTRRHLPLWHYTNAFWRYAVQIVFWYGLILWWGGPWALLLYLALCGSVVFSMKISNYVQHYGLRRIRMPTGRYEPVKPRHAWSAAYKFTNWLYYNMQRHADHHTSNRRYPLLQHYGEAASPQLPGSYMEMNGMALFPKRWFETIDPLVDRQRAQFYPEVDDWRAYDSRAFAARPDAFDVIAEIHAAAPGLAEWINRSPALLDTLREREFTDLELPEGFLGDAEAEVIARCGLARLYWTHELSLSEMRAQLDDIPVQDAGEAVEAAVEWSNGKVFQIAVHAMRGSLSVSEATTALSRVAEASIVTVLAAVEEDFADRGVPEASGGLAVAVLGPLADGEALPGAELDVRFVYDGGPARYYEALCRRVRKALRALSRNNLLLAPVPRGGPEGLQSLAEFKEQLRNPGSGRELVALARARCVFVSGDSGIEDRFAQALREAPGEVEPDLPSRDAASPTGTDIAALAQGPPR comes from the coding sequence ATGGAAGCACATAGTTCCGGCGCCTCGATAGCGGCGGGCCGGCGGGTCGTCGAGCCCTCCGTCGCGAACGCGCTCCCGCACTTCGTCCCGCTTCTCATCTTCCCGCTTGTGTTCGCAGCCGCCATGTACGGCGGCTGGTGGCTCGCGGGTCCGTTCGTCTTCTTCATGCTCGCGGACCGGTTCGACCACCTCTTCGGCCTCGAGGAGCGGAACATGGATCCGGCCACCACCCGCGAGAGCCAGTTGTTCCTGTACAAGCTCTCGCTCTGGCTGTGGGCCGCGTTCTGGCCCGTGACCTTCGTGTTCGCGCTCTGGCAGATCCTGTTCGTCGGCCAACTTGCGCTGTGGGAAATCGGAGTCACGGCCGCCATCCTGACGCTTGTCGCGCAGACGGTGTTCATCGTGGGCCACGAACTGGTGCATCGGCGCGCCCTCTGGGAACGCCGGCTCGGCGAGTTCCTCCTGGCCTCCGTCTCCTACCCGCACTACGCGACCGAGCACGTCTACATCCATCACCCCCGCGTGTGCACACCCCTGGACCCGGGGTCCGCGCCGAAGGGCCTGAGCTTCTGGGAGTACCTGCCCACGGAAGTGGCGAGCAACCTGGTGGGGTCATGGCGGTTCGAACGCCGGCGGCTGACGCGCCGTCACCTGCCGCTGTGGCACTACACGAACGCGTTCTGGCGCTACGCCGTGCAGATCGTCTTCTGGTACGGGCTGATCCTCTGGTGGGGCGGCCCCTGGGCCTTGCTGCTCTACCTTGCGCTGTGCGGCAGCGTGGTCTTCTCGATGAAGATCAGCAACTACGTCCAGCATTACGGGCTGCGGCGCATCCGCATGCCCACGGGCAGGTACGAGCCGGTGAAGCCGAGGCACGCCTGGAGCGCGGCCTACAAGTTCACCAACTGGCTGTACTACAACATGCAGCGCCACGCCGACCACCACACGTCGAACCGGCGATATCCGCTGTTGCAGCACTACGGCGAAGCCGCCTCTCCGCAGTTGCCGGGCAGCTACATGGAGATGAACGGCATGGCGCTCTTTCCGAAGCGGTGGTTCGAGACCATCGATCCCCTGGTTGACCGTCAGCGCGCCCAGTTCTATCCGGAGGTCGACGACTGGCGCGCCTACGACAGCCGGGCGTTTGCGGCGCGTCCCGACGCGTTCGACGTCATCGCGGAGATTCATGCCGCCGCCCCCGGTCTCGCCGAGTGGATCAACCGCTCGCCGGCCCTGCTCGACACGCTGCGGGAGCGGGAATTCACGGACCTGGAACTGCCGGAGGGGTTCCTGGGGGACGCCGAAGCGGAGGTGATCGCCCGGTGCGGGCTGGCGCGCCTGTACTGGACGCACGAACTCAGCCTCTCCGAGATGAGGGCCCAGCTCGACGACATCCCGGTGCAGGACGCCGGCGAGGCGGTCGAGGCGGCGGTGGAGTGGTCGAACGGCAAGGTCTTCCAGATCGCCGTGCACGCGATGCGCGGCAGCCTGTCCGTGAGCGAGGCGACGACGGCGCTGTCGCGCGTCGCCGAAGCCTCCATCGTCACCGTCCTGGCGGCGGTCGAGGAGGACTTCGCCGACCGCGGCGTTCCGGAGGCCAGCGGCGGCTTGGCGGTCGCGGTTCTGGGACCGCTGGCAGACGGAGAGGCGCTGCCGGGCGCGGAACTCGATGTCCGGTTCGTGTACGACGGCGGTCCGGCCAGGTACTACGAAGCGTTATGCCGCCGCGTTCGCAAGGCGCTCCGCGCGCTGTCGCGCAACAACCTGCTACTGGCGCCGGTCCCGCGCGGCGGGCCGGAGGGCCTCCAGTCGCTCGCCGAGTTCAAGGAGCAGCTCCGGAATCCCGGTTCGGGTCGCGAGCTTGTGGCGCTCGCGCGGGCGCGCTGCGTGTTCGTGTCAGGCGACAGCGGGATCGAGGATCGGTTCGCGCAGGCGCTGCGCGAAGCCCCAGGCGAAGTCGAACCGGACCTGCCGTCCCGCGATGCCGCGTCCCCAACTGGAACCGACATCGCCGCGCTTGCGCAGGGCCCGCCCCGATAG
- a CDS encoding NHLP leader peptide family RiPP precursor: MRSGDEMLAQIVEKSTVDAGFRQQLLADPKTAISGELGITIPDSMNIQIHESDMQTVHLALPPDPHISEEQMEAISAGLCCCW, encoded by the coding sequence ATGAGAAGCGGCGATGAAATGCTTGCGCAGATCGTTGAGAAGTCCACCGTGGACGCGGGGTTCAGGCAGCAGCTTCTCGCGGATCCAAAGACTGCGATCAGCGGCGAATTGGGCATCACGATCCCCGATTCGATGAACATCCAGATCCATGAGAGCGACATGCAGACGGTGCACCTCGCGTTGCCGCCGGACCCGCACATCAGCGAGGAGCAGATGGAAGCCATCTCGGCCGGCCTCTGCTGCTGCTGGTAG